The following coding sequences are from one Lolium rigidum isolate FL_2022 chromosome 6, APGP_CSIRO_Lrig_0.1, whole genome shotgun sequence window:
- the LOC124659126 gene encoding CBS domain-containing protein CBSX3, mitochondrial-like, translated as MQGIAKALGLHGKQLRLTVLQHMNKGIFSWATLISRIQSESPAVIIPHMGLENITVREILKAKGEAQAGAVYWCSTSHLVHEAVKHMTAQNVGALVVLKSGDEKQLAGIVTERDFARKILLPGRPSEETRVEDIMTEEDKLITVTSNTNILRAMELMTDEHIRHVPVFDEKVVGMISIGDVVRAIVDQQHQEVKQLKKYITGDYY; from the exons ATGCAAGGAATTGCCAAGGCGCTGGGCTTACACGGAAAGCAGCTGAGGCTCACGGTTCTGCAGCACATGAACAAGGGGATCTTCTCCTGGGCCACCCTGATTTCGCGCATACAGAGTGAATCTCCGGCTGTGATCATACCTCACATGGGGCTGGAGAACATCACCGTCCGAGAGATTCTCAAGGCGAAAGGGGAGGCTCAAGCTGGGGCGGTCTACTGGTGCAGCACCAGCCATTTGGTGCATGAAGCCGTCAAACAT ATGACAGCCCAGAATGTCGGAGCTCTAGTTGTGCTCAAGTCAGGGGACGAGAAGCAGCTTGCAGGAATTGTAACCGAGAGAG ATTTCGCTAGGAAAATCCTCTTACCAGGACGACCTTCAGAGGAAACAAGAGTTGAAGATATCATGACCGAAGAG GACAAGCTAATAACTGTTACCAGCAATACCAATATTCTACGTGCAATGGAGCTAATGACAG ATGAGCACATTCGTCATGTACCCGTTTTTGACGAAAAGGTAGTTGGTATGATCTCAATTGGTGATGTTGTCAGAGCAATCGTTGACCAACAGCACCAAGAAGTAAAACAACTGAAGAAGTACATCACAGGAGATTATTATTAG